TTCTGATGGATATTTAGCTGAAGAGATAGATGCCAAGGACGTGAATAAAAACGATGAACTTGGAGATATTGCTAGAGGATTTTCTAATATGCAGCAAAAGCTTCAAAGTATAATTGGCGGATTTAAAGAGGATTCTGTAAAAATAGACGAAAGCTCTAAACTGTTATCTTCATTTTCTCAAGATATGAGTACTACAGCTGAAAGCGTTGCTATGGCAATAAGTGATGTGGCAGCTGGCTCAGCTGACCAGTTCGAAAAGCTTAAGCTAATTTCAGAAACCATGTACGGCTTTGCAGAGGATATAGAGCAGATGTCAAAAGAAGTAAAAGGCATAGAAGAATCTTCAAGTAATATAAAAACCTTGGCAGATTCAAGCTCTACAGAAATGAATATGGTTACAGAATCCTTTGATGGACTTTACAATAACTTTAGTTCTCTTATAGAAAAGGTTAAGCTAGTAGGAGATAACGTAAGCAAGGTAAATGAAATTACAGAGCTCATAAACGAAATATCAGACCAGACAAACCTTCTAGCACTAAATGCAGCCATAGAAGCTGCAAGAGCTGGAGAAGCAGGAAGAGGCTTTGCAGTAGTAGCTGATGAAATCAGAAAGCTAGCAGAAAAAAGCAGGGAATCTTCTGAAGAAATAAATTCAATCATAAGCTCAGTAGCAGTAGAAACAGATGGAATGATTAACTCTACTAAAGCCGTAAGTGAAGAAATAAATGAACAAAAATCCAATATTCAAAAAGCCATAGAATCCTTTGAGAATATAAAGGATTCAGTAGATGAGATTAAGCCAAAGATAGACAAGGCATACGAAGAATCTCAGAGAATTATAGAGAAAAAAGATGATATCCTAGTAAACATCAATCTAGTAAGCGAGATATCTGAAAACTCAGCAGCAACAGCTCAGGAAATAGCTGCATCAGCCGAGGAGATGAGTGCATCAGTTGAAGAGGTAACCTCATCAGCAATTACACTTAACTCCATGACAGAGGAAATGAAAGAAAGAGTTGAGTTTTTTAAGATGGACTAAAAATTTAGACCTATGATTTTAAAAATTAATATATAGATTAAAAATAAGCTGGGCATATGCACCAGCTTATTTTTAATTAAGGGAGTTTATTTATATTTTGAATTTTTCTATATGCACGTCTAAATCTCTTGCAAGCTCATATAACTCATTAGCTTGGTTTTTTACATTCTGGATATCATTTAATTGATTCATAATACTAGCATTTACTTCTTGGGTAGCTGCTGAGGACTGCTCCGATACAGCTGAAATATTTTGGATATTAGTTGTTAGTAAAATACTGTTATTTGTCATAATTTCGATACTATCGTTCATTCCAGACAATTTATCAACTATATTATCAATAGCTGAATTTAATTTATCAAAGCTAGTTTCTGTTAGTGAAACAGCAGAGCTTTGCTTTTGTAAATCTTCCTTTATATTATCCATATTGCCAGATGCGACCTTAGTGGTATCAACAATTGTTGTTATTATTTCGCGGATGTTTTCTGCTGAATTACCTGATTGCTCGGCTAGCTTTCTTACCTCTTCAGCTACTACAGCAAATCCTCTTCCTGACTCACCAGCTCTTGCAGCTTCTATAGCCGCGTTTAAAGCCAATAAGTTAGTTTGTGAAGATATATCCAAAATAGTACTTAGTATCTGCTCGATATTTTTAGTTTCTTTAACCAAGGTGTTTATACTATCCTCGATGTAAGACATACCTGATATAGTGTTTTCGTTTTTAGATTTTAGTTCTAGTACAGCATTTTTTGCTTCTATATTACTAGTTTCCATAGTTTCGCTTTCTTGAGCTATTTTATTGCTGTAATCTTTTACTTTAGAGAGATTTTCATTGAACTCTACAGATATTTGAGAAGCTTTTTCAGTTTCTTCAGCTTGATTTTGTATTCCGAGGGATAGTTCATCCATAACCTTAGCGATTTCTTCAGAAATAGAGCTTACATCGTTGGCTTTTGTAGTCAAGTCTTCAGAAACGTTAACGACATTGTTAGAAGATAGCTTTACAGTATAAACTAGATTTTTTACGCTAGCTAGCATATTGGTAAACCTTGTTCCTAGTTCTCCTAGCTCATCCTTGCTCTTTATATGAGCTACTGCAGTAAGGTCTCCTTGCTCTCCTTTTTCCATTGATTCCTTTAATGTTTTTATAGGGTTAGTTAGACTTTTAGATACATAGATACCTATAATAAGGGCAACTATAATAAATGCAGCAAACAAGCCGATAAGAGTCATCATCATGGACATAATCTCTGAATACACTTCTTTTTTATCAATCATTCCGATTAGTACCCAGCCTGTTTTATCATTGCGAAGTGAATAAATAAATTTATCTGTTCCAAATACATTGGCTTCAAATGAGCTAGTTTCTTTGTCTATTAATTCACCTACCCAGTCTGCTTCCTCAGGATTAGTGAATGCATTTTCTACGACTTGGTCTTTAGTGTCCTCATCGGTATCAATTCTATTGGGATTTAAATTTTTTCCTAGTAAATCTTCTCTTTTAGAAGCTAGTATCATACCTGTTTTGTCTAGAAGAATTACTTCTCCTGTTTTTTCTATATTAGTATCACTAAATAAGCTAGATAGATTTGAAATATCTATGTCTATACCTGCAACGCCTATCTGATTTGAAGCTTCATCTTTAATTTCTTTAGTAGCAGTAACTACAGTATTGCCAGTAGCCACATCTGTATAGGCATCTTGCCATAAAATAGCACCACTATTGGTTAATGATTCTTTATACCAAGACTTTCCAGTAGGGTCATAACCCTCAGGAAGCTCAGTTTCTGGATATATATACATATTTTTGTTCTTAGTAGCTATATATACATTTAAGATTTCATTGTTTGCATTAATGAAACCATTTAATTCTTTTTTTACAATATCTGCCTCTATCACTGCAGATGATTTTGCTATAGAATTCTCTGTTAATTGCGATAGTATAGCTTCGTAACCACTATAATTTTCATCGATGATAGAACTTATATTGCCTACTGTAGTGTTAAGCTGCTCAGTATAAGAATTACTAAGCGTCTTATACAGGATCATATTTGAAACAAAGCCTGTTGTAAGCATAGGAATAAGTATGATTAATGAAAATATAAAAACTAGCTTTTTCTTTATTGAGCTAAAACCCATTTTGATGCCCCCTAATTAATGAATTGTTTATAAATACCTTATATATCTTATTATATATAAAAAAAATTATATATAGTTCTTAAGATATAATTTATGAACTTTAAACTTTGGAATTATAAAAAAGAGTTATGGATTATGTCAGCTTTTATAAATTTATGATAAAGTATATATAGAAATTTATTAAAATGTAAATCCATAAGCATATAAAGCTATAAGTATATAAATTACTAAGAGAAAAGAGGTGAGGGTTGCCATTATGAGTATTGTATGCAATATATTTGGAATTCCATCTATAAAAAAAGGTAATGCAGAGGTATCTTTTCCATATAAAAAAGCCAAAGCAATATTTTTCTATCTTTTAGTAAATAATCACTCAACTAGAGATGAGCTTGCTAGCTTATTCTGGGATGAGTTATCAGATTCTCTTGCCAAGAAAAATCTCAGGAATGCGCTTTATCAGATAAGAAGTTTACTCGGTGATGACATACTGCTATCCTCTGAAAAATCTCTTGTGGTACTTAATACGGACATAATTACCTATACAAATCCTGAAGCTTTGTCTGAGCCAGAAGTATTTATCAAAGCATATAAAGGGGAGTTTCTGCAAGGATTTTCAATTAAGAATGCGCCTTTGTTTGAGCAGTGGTATACGCAAGCAAAACAGCAATATAAAGAAAAGTATATTCAAAATTTATACACATCCATAAATGAAGAAAAAGCAAAATCTGAAATAAACTGGAATAAAATAATAAAATACGCAAAGCTACTCACTGAAGTAGATGATTTTGATGAAAAAGCATATCAAATTCTTTTAGAAGGCTACAAGAATACCAAAGCGTACAGTCAAGCTATAGAGAGCTATAATAAGCTAAAGTCTACGCTTGAAAGGGAACTTGGCATAGAGCCAGATGAAGCAACTACGACTATATTTAATGAAGTACTAGATGCTATGAATGAGAAAAGACAAAATACAGTCTCAGATTTTTCTGAGTCCTTTGGAAAATATTCTCAGCTCAGACTTTTAGAGCAAAATCAAGAGGAATTTATGCTAGATAAGCCTCCTACCTCATTTGTGATTTTAGGAGAGGCAGGAATAGGAAAATCCAATCTGATATCAAACTTTTTAAATAGATTAGATAAAAAAACAGTTTTGATTTTCAAGTCCAAGTGTATCAAAACTCAGAAAAATCATCCATATAGCTATTTTAAGAATTTATTGGTAAACGAAATTGGTGACAAGGCTCTAATAAATAGCTGGAATGAGCATCTTAAAAGCATAATTAGCATGATGGAAGGTAATGAAGAAAGCATTTTAGACCTCATGGAGAGTTTTTTCTGGGATGCTTTTGTGGCTATGTTTAAAGACAGCAATTCTAAAATAATACTGTATATAGAAGACATTCATAACATGGATGAAAAAAGCAGGAATCTTTTAGAGTATTTGCTCACTAACAATATAAGCACATACATGATAGGAAGCAGTAGCATTAAAGATAAAAATATGATTTCGAAGCAGTTTTTAGCTTTGATTGAAAATCAAAGGCTTGAATTTATTAGTCTTTCACGCTGGGATTACAGTAAGGTAAAGCTATTTATAAGTCAGCAGCTTCCAAAGCATATGCAAACAGAAACTCTATTTGATGATGTTTATTTTGAAACTCAAGGGAACTTCTTGTTTATAAAGTATTATGTAGCTGCAGTTTTAAGTGGAAAAGATCCAAAGAGAATAAGTAGTGACATGGTTTTTTATTTTGAGGAAAGACTAAATGATTTATCAAACCCTGCTCAGGATGTGGCAAAGCTAATCTCGTTTTTCTTTGAAGATACTAGCTTTGAAATGATTAATAGCCTTTCTGACATAAAGGAAAGCAAGCTTATAGATGTAATTCAGGAGCTTACAGATAAAGACATCCTCAAAGAAAGCATTCAAAATGACAGTATAAGATTTTCTTTTACTCATCCGAAGCTCAGACAGTACATATACGAAAGTCAAACGGAAATCAAAAGAAGGTTCATTCATAATCAAATTGGAGATGTTATCGAAAAGCAGCTTCACGACAAGCCTGCAGATATGGATTTATACCATAGACTGATATTTCATTACATGAGAGGGGCAAATAAAGTAAAGGCGCTAGATTATAGTGTAAAGAGCCTTAATCGCTATCTTAACTACTCTCATGAGCTGTTTCCAATACTTGCATCTGGGGATGAAGCTTTATTTAAGGATGCATATATGAGCAGAAAGCAAACCCAGGCTTACTTATTAGAAATAGAAAATCTGCTAAAAGAGGTAAGACAAAAAGAAGGTCAGACCAGAGATGTAATTATAGGAGAAATTGCATTTTTACATATGAAAGGCAGATATCTAATCAGGGAAGGTAGCTATGAAGAAGGAACTAAATATATAAATGAAATGATTAGCAAGTCAATAGAAATAAACGACGATGACTACGCTCTAGAGGCATATAAGCAAATGATTTACTACTGCATACAAATTAGTGAAGCTGATAAGATGCAAGAATATATTCAGCTTGCTCTAGATATTGCCATAAGGAGAAACTATCATAAGGAAACAGGTATAATACTTAGATTTAAGGGACTTTACTATATACTTAAAAAGGAGTATACCCTTGCTAGGGAAGTTCTCACTAGCTCTATTAACACCTTTACTATAAGTAAAGAGGTGGCAGAAAAATATGCACTTAATATTGCAGCTGCATATAATTATATAGGGGAGATACATAGGATAAACAATAACTACCATGAAGCAATAATAGCCTATGAAAAAGCTATAGAGATAGGAAAATCGAAAAATGCCTATACCAGTCTTATGGTATTTTGCATAAATGCTGGGCAAGCTATGTATCATAAAAAAGATTACGATAAGGCAAAAGAGTACCTAGATTATGCTAAACATTGTCAGTCTATGGTAGACATACTTTGGAAAAAGGCTGTACTAGATGTCTATTTAGGCCTGATTTATATAATTAATAAAGATAAAGCTTCTGGTATGAAGCTGATAAAAACTGCTGAAACTGAAGCTAAAAAAATGAAAAACCCTGAAGAAATAGGACTGGTAGCTTGGGCAAAGCAAGAAGCTAAAGCACATCTAGAAAGCAGATAAAAATCTGAAATCTAGGTGTGCTTTTTTAAGTTCATTTTAAGTTACTCCCCTATAATGACTTTATGGAATTAAAAAAACTTTAGGAGGAATATAAAATGAAAAAAAGACTGGCAGGTATGTTTCTAGCTTTGATGCTTATAATTATGCCTTTTACAGGATGTACGGCTCAAGATGCAGTAGGAACTACAGTAACAGAAACTTCTAGTGCATTACAAATTGATTCAACTTATTTTACTGACAGAGACAGCAAAATTGACTACGAAGAAAGTACAGCATCTAAAATCGTGCTCAGCTCGACCACTGCTAAAATAACTGGAGATGGAGCGAAGCTAGAAGATAAGACTGTAAAGATAACTAAAGAAGGAACCTATATTTTATCTGGTAGCAGTGATGGATTAAATGTAGTTGTCGAAGCGGCTGACACAGAAAAAGTATGGCTGGTATTTGATAATATTTCTATGAAAGGAGTTTCAGCTCCTATTCAAGTGTTAACAGCAGATAAGGTATTCATTACCCTTGCTACGGGCTCAAAAAATACTATTGAAGATATAGACGTGGCAGAGAATGAAGAACTAAATGCTGCAATATATAGCAAAAGCGATTTAACAATCAATGGAAGTGGAAAGTTAATAGTAAATGGAAAGTACGAGCATGGGATTAAGTCGAGTGATGACCTTAAAATGCTTGGAGGAAGCTTTGTAATCACAGCTGCAAATGATGGACTAAATGCAAACGATGCACTCAATATCAAAGATTCAGTAATAGAAATTTCTGTAAAAGGCGATGGAATTCACAGTGATAAAAATGTATATATAGATGGAAAAAGCCTTAATATAAAAGAAAGTGAAGAAGGTATAGAAGGGAAAGTTGTAGATATAGCAAGTGGGGATATTGATATAAAATCTTCTGATGATGGAATAAATGCTACCGATTCTTCTTTGAAGACAGATACTTTATCAACAGCTACACCTCAAACAGCAGATG
This is a stretch of genomic DNA from Acetoanaerobium sticklandii. It encodes these proteins:
- a CDS encoding carbohydrate-binding domain-containing protein, with product MKKRLAGMFLALMLIIMPFTGCTAQDAVGTTVTETSSALQIDSTYFTDRDSKIDYEESTASKIVLSSTTAKITGDGAKLEDKTVKITKEGTYILSGSSDGLNVVVEAADTEKVWLVFDNISMKGVSAPIQVLTADKVFITLATGSKNTIEDIDVAENEELNAAIYSKSDLTINGSGKLIVNGKYEHGIKSSDDLKMLGGSFVITAANDGLNANDALNIKDSVIEISVKGDGIHSDKNVYIDGKSLNIKESEEGIEGKVVDIASGDIDIKSSDDGINATDSSLKTDTLSTATPQTADGKETLNKNIKNRQIPPEGFDKMPANFEDLPADVQEKIKNRPERPEGEAVPEGQMQRPEGMPRGAGFEIQEGTEIIIRGGDLYIDASGDGIDSNGNLTVSGGKAVIEGSGSRGDGAIDYNGTGLVKGGEVLALGGSDMLQSFSSESAQSHIVVTAKELIAVGAKITIKDEAGKILYEHINKKAFSALVYSSKDLVKAKNYTVQIGDTILETISK
- a CDS encoding methyl-accepting chemotaxis protein, which codes for MDELSLGIQNQAEETEKASQISVEFNENLSKVKDYSNKIAQESETMETSNIEAKNAVLELKSKNENTISGMSYIEDSINTLVKETKNIEQILSTILDISSQTNLLALNAAIEAARAGESGRGFAVVAEEVRKLAEQSGNSAENIREIITTIVDTTKVASGNMDNIKEDLQKQSSAVSLTETSFDKLNSAIDNIVDKLSGMNDSIEIMTNNSILLTTNIQNISAVSEQSSAATQEVNASIMNQLNDIQNVKNQANELYELARDLDVHIEKFKI
- a CDS encoding AAA family ATPase translates to MSIVCNIFGIPSIKKGNAEVSFPYKKAKAIFFYLLVNNHSTRDELASLFWDELSDSLAKKNLRNALYQIRSLLGDDILLSSEKSLVVLNTDIITYTNPEALSEPEVFIKAYKGEFLQGFSIKNAPLFEQWYTQAKQQYKEKYIQNLYTSINEEKAKSEINWNKIIKYAKLLTEVDDFDEKAYQILLEGYKNTKAYSQAIESYNKLKSTLERELGIEPDEATTTIFNEVLDAMNEKRQNTVSDFSESFGKYSQLRLLEQNQEEFMLDKPPTSFVILGEAGIGKSNLISNFLNRLDKKTVLIFKSKCIKTQKNHPYSYFKNLLVNEIGDKALINSWNEHLKSIISMMEGNEESILDLMESFFWDAFVAMFKDSNSKIILYIEDIHNMDEKSRNLLEYLLTNNISTYMIGSSSIKDKNMISKQFLALIENQRLEFISLSRWDYSKVKLFISQQLPKHMQTETLFDDVYFETQGNFLFIKYYVAAVLSGKDPKRISSDMVFYFEERLNDLSNPAQDVAKLISFFFEDTSFEMINSLSDIKESKLIDVIQELTDKDILKESIQNDSIRFSFTHPKLRQYIYESQTEIKRRFIHNQIGDVIEKQLHDKPADMDLYHRLIFHYMRGANKVKALDYSVKSLNRYLNYSHELFPILASGDEALFKDAYMSRKQTQAYLLEIENLLKEVRQKEGQTRDVIIGEIAFLHMKGRYLIREGSYEEGTKYINEMISKSIEINDDDYALEAYKQMIYYCIQISEADKMQEYIQLALDIAIRRNYHKETGIILRFKGLYYILKKEYTLAREVLTSSINTFTISKEVAEKYALNIAAAYNYIGEIHRINNNYHEAIIAYEKAIEIGKSKNAYTSLMVFCINAGQAMYHKKDYDKAKEYLDYAKHCQSMVDILWKKAVLDVYLGLIYIINKDKASGMKLIKTAETEAKKMKNPEEIGLVAWAKQEAKAHLESR